A window from Gottschalkiaceae bacterium SANA encodes these proteins:
- a CDS encoding MFS transporter gives MSDLKITRTERSWILYDWANSAYSIAITTALLPLFFKSMTDAAGMTASNSTAIWGYTNSIATLLLSVSAPILGSIADYKGFKKRFWTFFAMLGVGFTAMLATVPMGSWGILLGFYILTVIGFAGANIFYDSFLVDTTSHEKMDKVSTYGFAFGYIGSTIPFIISIAIVALGQGWGLAEPTTYRMGFLITALWWGLFSIPMFKNVQQKHYIEQEKQPVKKSLIRLAHTLKNIRGNKKVFLFLLAYFFYIDGVDTIIRMAAVFGSDVGIGSTDLLLILLATQFVAFPFALLYGKLAVKYSGKRMIQVAIVIYFFICLYAFQLDSITEFWILGMLVASSQGGIQALSRSYFGKIIPKKQSNEFFGLYNIFGKFAAIIGPFLFGITTQITGDSHYGVLSIALLFLIGGFVFNKAIKAGE, from the coding sequence ATGTCAGATTTGAAGATTACAAGAACAGAACGGAGTTGGATTCTCTATGATTGGGCCAATTCTGCTTATTCCATTGCAATTACAACTGCACTCTTACCTTTATTTTTTAAGTCAATGACGGATGCGGCTGGGATGACAGCCAGCAATTCCACTGCAATTTGGGGCTATACCAACTCCATTGCGACCCTGTTACTTTCGGTGTCAGCACCGATCCTAGGGAGTATTGCCGATTACAAGGGCTTTAAGAAGCGATTCTGGACTTTCTTTGCTATGTTGGGTGTTGGTTTCACGGCTATGCTTGCAACAGTTCCTATGGGGAGCTGGGGCATCTTATTGGGCTTTTATATCTTAACGGTTATCGGATTTGCCGGAGCCAATATTTTTTATGATTCCTTTCTTGTGGATACCACATCTCATGAAAAGATGGACAAGGTCTCGACTTATGGCTTTGCTTTTGGTTATATCGGATCCACCATTCCATTCATAATTAGTATCGCCATTGTTGCCCTGGGTCAAGGATGGGGATTAGCGGAACCGACAACCTATCGGATGGGTTTTTTAATTACGGCTCTTTGGTGGGGATTATTCAGTATTCCCATGTTTAAAAATGTACAGCAGAAACACTATATCGAGCAGGAAAAGCAACCGGTTAAAAAGAGTTTGATTCGGCTGGCCCATACCCTGAAGAATATTAGAGGCAATAAAAAAGTATTTTTGTTTTTATTGGCGTATTTCTTTTACATAGACGGGGTCGATACGATTATTCGTATGGCGGCTGTTTTTGGATCCGACGTTGGAATCGGTTCAACTGACTTATTGTTAATTCTCTTGGCGACTCAGTTCGTTGCCTTTCCATTTGCTCTTCTCTATGGGAAACTGGCAGTCAAGTATTCTGGTAAACGGATGATTCAAGTGGCCATAGTAATTTATTTCTTCATCTGCCTTTATGCATTCCAATTGGATTCTATTACGGAATTCTGGATTTTGGGCATGCTGGTGGCTTCCAGTCAAGGGGGGATTCAAGCTTTGTCTCGATCCTACTTTGGGAAGATTATTCCCAAAAAACAATCCAATGAGTTTTTTGGATTGTATAATATTTTCGGTAAGTTTGCTGCAATTATTGGCCCCTTTCTCTTTGGAATTACCACGCAGATTACCGGCGATTCACACTACGGTGTTTTAAGTATTGCCTTACTATTTTTAATCGGTGGATTTGTTTTCAACAAGGCGATCAAAGCGGGGGAATAA
- a CDS encoding HAD-IB family hydrolase produces the protein MSRVGAFFDIDGTIYRNSLMTEHFKKLIKYEVIDPIHWHERIKGLYQEWTTRYGDYEEYLELLAEEYRMAIKGLNLDRLDFVADQAIALNAERVYKFTRDRIKEHHEKGDAIFFVSGSPDFLVERMAAHYQVTEWRGSTYLLDEKGCFTGEITRMWDAVNKAKTLKSLVEKYEIDLERSYAYGDTNGDLSMLTMVGHPYAVNPNGKLLESIRRDSNLLKRTKVIVERKDIIYLMDANVSTMAKY, from the coding sequence ATGAGTCGAGTTGGTGCCTTTTTTGACATCGATGGAACCATCTATCGAAATTCCCTGATGACGGAGCATTTTAAGAAATTAATCAAATATGAGGTGATTGATCCCATTCATTGGCATGAGCGTATTAAGGGATTGTATCAGGAATGGACAACGAGATATGGCGATTACGAGGAGTATTTGGAATTGCTGGCGGAGGAATACCGGATGGCAATCAAGGGATTGAATCTGGATCGATTGGATTTTGTTGCAGACCAGGCCATTGCCTTAAATGCGGAACGGGTCTATAAATTCACAAGGGACCGAATTAAGGAACACCACGAAAAGGGTGATGCGATTTTCTTTGTTTCGGGGAGCCCGGATTTTTTGGTGGAACGAATGGCAGCACATTATCAGGTGACGGAATGGCGGGGCAGTACCTATCTTCTGGATGAAAAAGGCTGCTTTACCGGTGAAATCACACGCATGTGGGATGCGGTTAACAAGGCAAAAACCTTGAAGTCTCTTGTGGAAAAATATGAGATCGATTTGGAACGCAGTTACGCATATGGCGATACCAATGGAGATTTATCCATGTTAACCATGGTTGGTCATCCCTATGCAGTTAATCCTAACGGCAAATTACTTGAATCCATTCGAAGGGATTCCAATTTACTGAAGAGAACCAAGGTGATCGTAGAAAGAAAAGATATCATTTATTTGATGGATGCCAATGTATCCACCATGGCAAAATATTAG
- a CDS encoding malate dehydrogenase, whose product MGNREEALALHKQLRGKIEVVSKIAVKDRKALSLAYTPGVAAPCEEIYKNPELVYEYTAKGNLVAVVSDGSAVLGLGNIGPEAALPVMEGKALLFKEFANVDAIPLCVATQDVDEIVQLVTLLEPTLGGVNLEDISAPRCVEIEAKLKERLSIPVFHDDQHGTAVIVTAALMNALRVVEKKINEVSVVINGDGAAGSAIAKMLVTAGVTKLKICDSRGILVPGHERNHWLKEELANLSNPEGVTGKLVDAMKNADVLVGVSKGNIISAEMVRSMNTDAIVFAMANPTPEIHPDEAKAGGARVVGTGRSDFPNQINNVLAFPGIFRGALDVQASEINEPMKLAAAMAIAGLVEEDELNAEWILPEAFDERLATAVSQAVAKAAIETGVAKKGKA is encoded by the coding sequence ATGGGAAATCGAGAAGAAGCATTAGCGTTGCATAAGCAGTTGCGAGGAAAAATTGAAGTGGTATCCAAAATTGCTGTCAAAGATCGAAAGGCCTTGAGTTTGGCGTATACGCCTGGGGTTGCAGCACCTTGTGAAGAGATCTATAAGAATCCTGAATTGGTATATGAATATACCGCTAAGGGAAACCTTGTGGCGGTTGTAAGTGATGGTTCTGCCGTTTTGGGGCTGGGAAACATTGGTCCAGAGGCAGCCCTTCCCGTCATGGAAGGAAAAGCATTGTTGTTCAAGGAGTTTGCGAATGTAGATGCAATTCCACTTTGCGTGGCTACCCAAGACGTCGATGAGATTGTTCAATTGGTGACCTTGTTGGAACCAACTTTGGGTGGGGTTAACTTGGAAGATATTTCGGCGCCGCGTTGTGTTGAAATTGAAGCGAAACTAAAGGAACGATTATCGATTCCTGTGTTTCATGATGATCAGCACGGTACAGCGGTTATTGTTACGGCGGCATTGATGAACGCGCTTCGAGTGGTTGAGAAAAAAATCAACGAGGTTTCCGTTGTTATTAATGGCGATGGGGCCGCAGGATCTGCTATTGCAAAAATGCTGGTAACAGCCGGTGTGACAAAGCTCAAAATTTGCGACAGTCGCGGTATTTTGGTGCCGGGACATGAGCGTAATCATTGGTTGAAAGAAGAATTAGCCAATCTTTCCAATCCAGAAGGAGTTACAGGAAAGCTTGTCGACGCAATGAAAAATGCGGATGTGTTGGTTGGCGTATCAAAGGGAAATATTATTTCTGCTGAAATGGTACGGTCTATGAACACCGATGCAATTGTGTTTGCCATGGCGAATCCAACACCAGAGATCCATCCGGATGAGGCGAAGGCTGGCGGTGCTCGCGTAGTTGGCACCGGTCGCAGTGATTTTCCGAATCAGATCAATAATGTGTTGGCTTTTCCGGGGATCTTCCGCGGTGCATTGGATGTACAAGCATCTGAGATTAATGAGCCGATGAAACTGGCTGCAGCCATGGCGATTGCCGGATTGGTTGAAGAAGATGAATTGAATGCAGAATGGATTTTACCGGAAGCTTTTGATGAAAGACTGGCAACCGCAGTTAGTCAAGCAGTGGCGAAAGCGGCCATTGAAACTGGCGTAGCGAAGAAAGGGAAGGCTTAA